From Nitrosopumilus zosterae, the proteins below share one genomic window:
- a CDS encoding carbon-nitrogen hydrolase family protein, translating to MVKLGLIQTTSYESNQKGIAQVSKTIKKLGQKETKIVCLPEQWLKNNIIKDFDSEFLEFKKIARDFSMTIIPGAFYEIRKNTSIIAPVIGPEGEFIGRQEKIHPFDYERDSVKPGNEAKIFKTSCKFGIIICYDMVFPNVANVLAKKGAQVLFSPSRIVRRGIAPWEMYVQVRALENRIPILAANVENQRFGGNSIIVDLTEDNKVVTTKIIKLKGASEKSKEFILEKYEKSRKSRFADSNKFQ from the coding sequence ATGGTAAAATTAGGATTAATTCAGACTACATCGTACGAATCTAATCAGAAAGGAATAGCACAAGTTTCAAAGACTATTAAAAAATTAGGTCAAAAAGAGACAAAAATAGTATGCCTACCAGAACAATGGCTAAAGAACAACATTATCAAGGATTTCGATTCAGAGTTTTTAGAATTTAAGAAAATCGCAAGAGACTTTTCAATGACTATTATTCCAGGAGCGTTTTATGAGATTAGAAAAAACACCTCAATAATTGCTCCAGTTATTGGTCCCGAGGGCGAATTTATAGGAAGGCAAGAAAAAATTCATCCTTTTGATTATGAGCGCGATAGCGTGAAACCTGGGAATGAGGCTAAAATTTTTAAAACATCTTGTAAGTTCGGAATAATTATTTGCTATGACATGGTATTTCCCAACGTTGCAAATGTTCTTGCAAAAAAGGGAGCTCAAGTATTATTTTCTCCAAGCAGAATTGTTCGAAGAGGGATCGCACCTTGGGAAATGTATGTTCAGGTCAGAGCGCTAGAAAATAGAATCCCAATTTTAGCTGCAAATGTGGAGAATCAAAGGTTTGGAGGAAACAGCATCATTGTGGATTTAACAGAAGATAATAAAGTAGTCACAACAAAAATCATTAAATTAAAAGGAGCAAGTGAAAAAAGCAAAGAATTCATTCTTGAAAAATATGAGAAAAGTAGAAAAAGCAGATTTGCAGATTCAAATAAATTTCAATAA
- a CDS encoding inositol-3-phosphate synthase encodes MADRIKVGLVGIGNCFAGLIQGIEYYRRNPSQEVTGIIHDKLAGYGIHDIDFVCGFDVGENKVGKLLNEAIYEYPNMVDWIPRDEMPKTDAKVHESPILDGVGLWVENRIKPIQSDKTPEQIADEVKKIIKDTGVEIIVSYLPVGSDKVTEFWAQICLDTGTAFVNCIPSFIASDEKWAKKFEEKNIPCIGDDIKGQVGATIVHRTLAKLCSDRGTKIEKTYQINVGGNTDFLNMKEQDRLASKRISKTESVQSQLKDRLDDDQIYVGPSDFIPFLGNTKLMFMRIEGRQWANIPYNMEVRLEVDDKANSAGIVIDAIRLARIALDRGVGGPIKPASAYLMKHPIEQTSDVKAKAECEKFVAGN; translated from the coding sequence ATGGCTGATAGGATTAAAGTTGGTTTGGTAGGTATTGGTAATTGTTTTGCTGGATTAATTCAAGGTATAGAATATTACCGTAGAAACCCCTCTCAAGAAGTTACAGGAATCATTCACGATAAATTAGCAGGATATGGGATACATGACATTGACTTTGTTTGCGGATTTGATGTTGGGGAAAACAAAGTTGGCAAATTACTCAATGAGGCAATTTACGAATATCCGAACATGGTTGATTGGATTCCTAGAGACGAAATGCCAAAAACCGACGCTAAAGTTCATGAAAGCCCAATTTTGGATGGTGTAGGGTTATGGGTGGAAAATAGAATTAAACCTATTCAAAGTGACAAAACTCCTGAACAAATTGCTGATGAAGTAAAAAAAATAATAAAAGATACTGGTGTTGAAATTATTGTATCTTATCTGCCTGTTGGCTCAGACAAAGTAACTGAATTTTGGGCTCAAATCTGTCTTGATACTGGCACTGCTTTTGTTAATTGCATTCCATCATTTATCGCATCTGATGAGAAATGGGCCAAAAAGTTTGAAGAAAAAAACATTCCTTGCATTGGTGATGATATCAAAGGACAGGTTGGTGCAACTATTGTACATAGAACGTTAGCAAAATTATGTAGTGATAGAGGAACTAAAATCGAAAAAACCTACCAAATCAATGTGGGCGGTAACACTGATTTTCTAAACATGAAAGAACAAGATCGATTAGCTTCCAAGAGAATTTCTAAAACAGAAAGTGTTCAAAGCCAGCTTAAAGACAGACTAGATGATGATCAAATCTACGTCGGTCCTTCTGATTTTATTCCTTTCTTAGGAAATACCAAATTGATGTTTATGAGAATTGAAGGTCGCCAATGGGCAAACATTCCTTATAACATGGAAGTTCGTTTAGAGGTTGATGACAAAGCAAACTCTGCAGGGATTGTAATTGATGCAATTCGATTGGCAAGGATTGCTCTTGATAGGGGTGTTGGCGGTCCAATTAAACCTGCTAGTGCTTATCTGATGAAACATCCAATAGAACAAACTTCTGATGTAAAAGCAAAAGCTGAATGTGAAAAGTTTGTTGCCGGTAATTAA
- a CDS encoding deoxyhypusine synthase has translation MIEPGRPVKDIEIDSDTSIENIFEELSQSGGFESVNLSDGLEILTEMISDKQCLRFVSFVGAVVSTGLRGIIKNMIKNKWFDVAITTCGALDHDIARHFSHYKEGSFTMDDMELSNQNIHRLGNVLVPMDSYGPLIEEKMQGFLEEEYQKGVKEMTTAEICKMIGKHLGEDSFLYWAHKNNVSVVVPGIMDGAVGSQIWLFAQKHSDFKLNMTGDADLLSGFIFKAEKSGAFMIGGGISKHHTLWWNQYREGLDYAFYITTAQEFDGSLSGALVREAISWGKVTQKARQSTLHAEVTTILPFIYAALIKKLQK, from the coding sequence ATGATAGAACCTGGACGTCCGGTTAAAGACATTGAAATTGATTCAGACACATCAATAGAAAATATTTTTGAAGAGTTGTCTCAATCAGGAGGATTTGAATCAGTAAATCTTTCAGACGGATTAGAGATTTTAACTGAGATGATTTCAGATAAACAATGTCTAAGATTTGTTTCATTTGTAGGAGCTGTTGTTTCAACTGGATTAAGAGGAATAATCAAAAATATGATCAAGAACAAATGGTTCGATGTTGCAATTACCACTTGTGGTGCATTAGATCATGATATTGCAAGGCATTTTTCACACTACAAAGAAGGTTCATTTACAATGGACGATATGGAATTGTCAAACCAAAATATTCACAGATTAGGAAATGTACTTGTTCCAATGGACAGTTATGGTCCACTTATTGAAGAAAAGATGCAGGGATTTTTAGAAGAAGAATATCAAAAGGGAGTCAAAGAGATGACCACTGCAGAAATTTGTAAAATGATCGGAAAGCATCTTGGAGAAGATTCATTTCTTTATTGGGCACACAAAAACAATGTAAGCGTAGTAGTTCCTGGAATTATGGATGGAGCAGTAGGCAGCCAAATTTGGCTTTTTGCACAAAAACATAGTGATTTTAAACTAAACATGACAGGTGATGCAGATTTACTTTCAGGATTCATTTTCAAAGCTGAAAAATCAGGCGCATTTATGATTGGAGGAGGAATTTCTAAACATCATACATTGTGGTGGAATCAATATAGAGAAGGATTAGATTATGCATTTTACATTACAACTGCACAAGAATTTGATGGAAGTCTTAGTGGTGCACTAGTAAGAGAAGCAATCTCATGGGGAAAAGTCACACAAAAAGCTAGACAGTCAACGCTACATGCAGAAGTTACAACAATTCTGCCGTTTATTTATGCGGCACTAATTAAAAAATTACAAAAATAG
- a CDS encoding proteasome assembly chaperone family protein → MLPEIKIREIIPINLEGGYLIDGFPSVGFSSAIASESMINTSNFELAGTIDSESFPPISIIKNKIPNFPTRIFVNESLKVGIFLSYFTLEESLHRVTANAMLEWAKKHKIELIVSSVAIKNPKGNEEMIGIGSTESAREKIKDAGLKVLEHGTVPGIPGILLNEGSMKKQDVIVIIFHTDGQGPDFKSSANLCLAMSKLIPGASCNIPSLQKEAEKAEEMIKEAQEESKHLKDYMYR, encoded by the coding sequence TTGCTTCCTGAAATAAAAATTAGAGAGATCATACCAATAAATCTAGAAGGAGGATACCTTATTGATGGGTTCCCATCTGTCGGGTTTAGTAGTGCAATAGCTTCGGAATCAATGATAAACACATCAAATTTTGAATTAGCAGGCACAATAGATTCAGAAAGTTTTCCACCAATCAGCATAATAAAAAATAAAATTCCAAATTTTCCAACCAGAATTTTTGTAAATGAAAGTTTGAAAGTTGGGATATTTTTATCGTATTTCACTCTTGAGGAATCTCTGCACAGAGTTACTGCTAATGCAATGTTAGAGTGGGCAAAAAAACACAAAATTGAATTAATTGTAAGCAGTGTTGCAATAAAAAATCCAAAAGGGAATGAAGAGATGATTGGAATTGGGAGCACAGAATCGGCCAGAGAGAAAATCAAAGATGCAGGTTTGAAAGTATTAGAACACGGAACAGTTCCAGGGATTCCAGGAATCTTGTTAAATGAAGGAAGTATGAAAAAACAAGATGTCATTGTAATAATTTTTCACACTGATGGACAAGGCCCAGACTTTAAATCAAGTGCAAATCTTTGCTTGGCAATGTCAAAATTAATTCCCGGAGCTTCATGCAATATTCCATCATTGCAAAAAGAAGCAGAAAAAGCAGAGGAAATGATTAAAGAGGCACAAGAAGAATCGAAACATCTGAAAGATTACATGTACAGATAA
- a CDS encoding LysE family transporter: MEQFFEFALSVIVISASGVMAPGPLFAANVSYGLREGARSGIKMAVGHTIVEFPLIVLLGVGVFSFEIFPEFRTIISILGAITLFVFAIIQIKTVFTRKEIAKIKTKQGPLITGILLSALNPFFIIWWFTIGFKLISDAMLIWAFAGILILFALHIWMDFAWLGAISFFTSKSSKILSNRNYKMLMISLSAALIYFGISFLSDIVF; encoded by the coding sequence ATGGAACAGTTTTTTGAATTTGCACTATCAGTAATTGTCATTTCAGCATCAGGAGTAATGGCACCAGGTCCACTTTTTGCAGCCAATGTATCTTATGGATTAAGAGAAGGTGCAAGATCAGGAATCAAGATGGCAGTTGGTCACACAATTGTTGAATTTCCGCTAATTGTTTTATTGGGAGTTGGAGTATTCTCATTTGAGATTTTTCCAGAATTTAGAACAATAATCTCTATTTTAGGTGCCATCACGCTTTTTGTGTTTGCAATTATTCAGATTAAGACAGTTTTTACAAGAAAAGAAATTGCAAAAATAAAAACAAAACAAGGACCGTTAATCACAGGGATTTTACTTAGTGCATTAAATCCATTTTTTATTATTTGGTGGTTTACAATCGGTTTCAAATTAATATCAGATGCAATGTTGATATGGGCATTTGCAGGAATTCTCATTTTATTTGCATTGCATATTTGGATGGATTTTGCATGGCTTGGGGCGATTTCATTTTTTACATCAAAGAGTTCAAAAATTTTATCGAACCGAAATTACAAAATGCTAATGATTAGCCTAAGTGCAGCATTAATTTATTTTGGAATATCTTTTTTATCAGATATAGTATTTTAA
- a CDS encoding DNA-binding protein has product MSNSKKSKDAEDILSEFDTRTKSEPTPEPEPTPEPEPTPEPEPTPEPEPTPEPEPTPEPEPTPEPEPTPEPEPQLSAPEPEPTPEPEPQLSAPEPEPQLSAPEPEPQLSAPEPEPQLSAPEPEPQLSAPEPEPQHKTSETHHPPEERDVIFVGTKPIMTYVSATLTQLSTRPTVTIKARGKRITQAVDVSQMIVKRMDSVGYVISDVRISSDSLTSQDGKQRNVSTMEIDISKN; this is encoded by the coding sequence TTGAGCAACTCTAAAAAATCAAAAGATGCAGAAGACATTTTATCTGAATTCGACACCAGAACTAAATCTGAACCAACACCAGAACCTGAACCAACACCAGAACCTGAACCAACACCAGAACCTGAACCAACACCAGAACCTGAACCAACACCAGAACCTGAACCAACACCAGAACCTGAACCAACACCAGAACCTGAACCAACACCAGAACCTGAACCACAACTATCTGCACCAGAACCTGAACCAACACCAGAACCTGAACCACAACTATCTGCACCAGAACCTGAACCACAACTATCTGCACCAGAACCTGAACCACAACTATCTGCACCAGAACCTGAACCACAACTATCTGCACCAGAACCTGAACCACAACTATCTGCACCAGAACCTGAACCACAACACAAAACTTCTGAAACACATCATCCGCCAGAAGAACGAGATGTAATTTTTGTTGGCACCAAACCTATCATGACATATGTTTCAGCAACTTTAACTCAACTTTCTACAAGACCTACTGTGACAATTAAGGCTAGAGGAAAAAGAATAACTCAAGCTGTTGATGTATCCCAAATGATTGTAAAAAGAATGGATTCAGTAGGCTATGTGATTAGTGACGTACGAATTTCATCTGATTCACTTACTTCTCAAGATGGAAAACAACGTAATGTTTCCACTATGGAAATTGATATTTCAAAAAATTAG
- the dinB gene encoding DNA polymerase IV, with product METRVVFHIDFDYFYAQCEETRSPELKTKPVCVCVFSDRGGDSGAIATANYAARKYGVKSGMPISFAKKRLEGRNDAVFLPVDFDFYSEISEKAMKIMKFNADIFEYVGRDEAYLDVTKRVEGDFKKASHLAQQIKNSIREKIKLSCSIGISSNKLISKIASDYRKPDGLTVVTPDNMNEFLNPLKIRVIPGIGKKTEERFSEMGLETIQDLKKLDVFTLNKEFGRKNGAYIYNAVRGTYNEPVKEREASIQYSKISTLKKDSKDYQFLSENIIDLCKEVHGILLKNNRMFKSVGIHLIQSDLSSKSRSRMLKNPTSSLEELQKNADQLLREALENQTITIRRLGVKVTELSEVQGQSSITNYF from the coding sequence TTGGAAACAAGAGTGGTTTTCCACATAGATTTTGATTATTTTTATGCTCAATGTGAAGAGACACGATCACCCGAATTAAAAACAAAACCAGTTTGTGTTTGTGTTTTTTCAGACAGAGGAGGAGACAGTGGTGCAATAGCTACAGCAAATTATGCTGCAAGAAAATATGGAGTTAAATCAGGAATGCCGATTTCGTTTGCAAAAAAAAGACTGGAAGGTAGAAATGATGCAGTATTTCTGCCGGTAGATTTTGATTTCTATTCAGAAATTTCTGAAAAAGCAATGAAGATTATGAAATTCAATGCAGATATCTTTGAATATGTTGGAAGAGATGAGGCCTACTTGGACGTAACAAAAAGAGTGGAAGGAGATTTTAAGAAAGCAAGTCATCTTGCGCAACAAATTAAAAATTCCATTCGAGAAAAAATTAAACTTAGTTGCTCAATAGGAATTTCATCCAACAAGTTGATTTCAAAAATTGCATCAGATTATCGAAAACCAGATGGTCTTACAGTTGTAACTCCAGACAACATGAATGAGTTTTTAAATCCTTTAAAAATCAGAGTAATTCCAGGAATAGGGAAAAAAACTGAAGAAAGATTCAGTGAAATGGGTTTGGAAACGATACAAGACTTGAAAAAACTAGATGTTTTTACATTGAATAAAGAATTTGGAAGAAAGAATGGTGCTTACATCTACAATGCAGTAAGAGGAACGTATAACGAACCAGTCAAAGAAAGAGAAGCAAGCATACAGTACAGTAAAATTTCAACATTAAAAAAAGACTCAAAAGATTATCAATTTCTATCTGAAAACATTATCGATTTATGCAAAGAGGTACACGGCATACTATTGAAAAATAATCGAATGTTCAAATCAGTAGGAATTCATCTAATTCAATCAGATTTATCAAGTAAATCAAGATCAAGAATGTTGAAAAATCCAACTTCAAGTCTTGAAGAATTGCAAAAAAATGCTGACCAATTACTAAGAGAAGCATTAGAAAACCAAACCATCACAATCAGAAGATTAGGTGTGAAAGTTACCGAGCTTTCAGAAGTCCAAGGACAAAGCAGCATTACAAATTATTTTTAA
- the artG gene encoding thaumarchaeosortase, with translation MQNWNIIFGIFIISGPIIFSMIAFPDSIAWSWNEGRGGYFFALVFIVAELIGLKIVISKKRLFSVIPLAFLTIAYLISLEYGLRDYIIESAEQFDVQLIYSWTWMWDFVIMAIFVVVALTIFFGKRWIRIAPAGPIFLTGTALILSLDAFFPYDTLGPLQYVVPYFVQTNVWVITMLDLGTAIAKDNVMFLRGEHGSMALQVFWPSAGVHSIIIFSLVIGAFMLKLNIPRHRKAMYFVLGIIGTITVNLIRIFSLSWYALKVTTDPVAWEEYHKIAGEIMFLPWLFAFILVVILIESRRMKKREQ, from the coding sequence ATGCAGAACTGGAATATTATTTTTGGAATTTTCATAATATCTGGACCTATCATTTTTTCAATGATTGCCTTCCCTGATTCTATCGCTTGGAGTTGGAATGAAGGCAGAGGAGGTTATTTCTTTGCACTTGTTTTCATAGTGGCCGAATTAATTGGACTGAAAATTGTCATCTCTAAAAAACGACTTTTTTCAGTAATTCCTTTGGCATTTCTGACTATTGCATATCTGATTTCGTTGGAGTATGGTTTAAGAGATTACATTATTGAATCTGCAGAACAGTTTGATGTACAATTAATTTATTCTTGGACATGGATGTGGGACTTTGTAATTATGGCAATTTTTGTTGTTGTAGCATTGACTATTTTCTTTGGCAAGAGATGGATTAGAATCGCTCCTGCTGGACCTATTTTCCTAACTGGTACTGCGCTAATTCTTTCGCTTGATGCATTTTTTCCATATGATACTTTGGGGCCTTTACAATATGTTGTCCCATATTTTGTTCAAACTAATGTGTGGGTTATTACAATGCTTGATCTTGGAACTGCCATTGCCAAAGATAATGTGATGTTTTTGCGTGGGGAGCATGGTTCAATGGCACTTCAGGTATTTTGGCCATCTGCCGGAGTTCACAGTATTATTATTTTCTCCTTGGTAATTGGTGCCTTCATGTTAAAACTGAACATTCCAAGACATCGAAAAGCTATGTATTTTGTTTTAGGTATTATAGGCACAATCACAGTCAATCTGATTCGAATCTTTTCTTTATCTTGGTATGCCCTTAAAGTAACAACAGATCCTGTGGCCTGGGAGGAATATCACAAAATTGCAGGTGAGATCATGTTTTTACCGTGGCTGTTTGCATTCATACTTGTAGTAATTTTGATAGAATCCAGACGTATGAAGAAACGTGAACAATAA
- a CDS encoding DsbA family protein: MRKKAVILGLVAAIIVGITVSASSLPAETVNLDVGRMHGTISTAMGSAILGDPSAPITIVEFGDYQCHQCYNWFHNTKPAITRDYIETGKVNLVFVDLAFLGSDSPKAAQASYCAEDQGKYWDYHDLLYNSQEPKIDGGWANAERLKAFAFSLGLDMDLFDSCLDSGKYSKRVQYNIQQAKDHGVKGTPGFFIVGPDGQQQISGAQPFSVFKQILDPMI, translated from the coding sequence ATGCGTAAAAAAGCTGTAATTTTAGGATTAGTTGCAGCGATTATTGTTGGTATAACAGTATCTGCCTCTTCATTACCTGCAGAAACTGTGAATCTTGATGTGGGTAGAATGCATGGTACCATCTCTACTGCTATGGGCTCTGCAATTTTAGGAGATCCTTCTGCTCCAATCACAATTGTTGAATTTGGTGATTACCAGTGCCACCAATGTTATAATTGGTTTCATAACACAAAACCTGCAATAACACGTGATTATATTGAAACAGGAAAAGTAAATTTGGTTTTTGTTGATTTAGCTTTTTTGGGAAGTGATTCTCCAAAAGCAGCTCAAGCGTCATACTGTGCTGAAGATCAAGGAAAGTATTGGGATTATCATGATCTTCTTTACAATTCACAAGAACCAAAAATTGATGGTGGTTGGGCAAATGCTGAAAGACTAAAAGCATTTGCATTTAGTTTGGGTCTTGATATGGATCTCTTTGATAGTTGTCTTGATTCAGGAAAATATTCAAAACGTGTTCAGTATAATATACAGCAAGCAAAAGATCATGGTGTTAAAGGAACTCCTGGATTCTTTATTGTAGGTCCTGACGGACAACAACAAATCAGTGGTGCACAACCATTTTCTGTCTTTAAACAAATTCTGGATCCTATGATCTAA
- a CDS encoding C2H2-type zinc finger protein, translating into MLTIDCKDVSSIKNDLLVYVADKVAAIPTIKQHQFTLSTFNDDETLDITLVISAIKEYLDSIDEGKNFAVVSNNEKINITSISGRVIEREPVDQSELFSCTHCGFVTKYQVELNVHMRIHYL; encoded by the coding sequence ATGCTTACTATTGACTGCAAAGATGTTTCATCTATAAAAAACGATTTGCTTGTTTATGTTGCAGATAAGGTAGCTGCCATTCCTACTATCAAACAACACCAATTTACACTCTCTACTTTTAATGATGACGAAACTCTTGACATCACTTTAGTTATTTCTGCTATTAAAGAATACTTGGATTCAATAGATGAAGGAAAAAACTTTGCAGTAGTTTCAAATAATGAAAAAATTAACATCACTTCTATTTCAGGTAGGGTGATAGAACGAGAACCTGTCGATCAATCTGAACTATTTTCTTGTACACATTGTGGATTTGTGACAAAATATCAAGTTGAACTAAATGTTCATATGAGAATTCATTATCTCTAA
- a CDS encoding NAD(P)-dependent oxidoreductase yields MKKIGIIGLGMLGNAVALHLLDAGFDVTVYNRTKEKTIQVKEKGGKVASSPKETAENTELVIIVVKDANAVKQVSFGNKGIIECKNEKLIVADMSTIEPSESKNISKKFQEHNIQKLDIPVMGGPNVAITGELVMMASGDKTAFDNCKDVLEKIANKVFFLGGSGVAHSVKLAMNLQITMLALALSEGITLMKSADVDPKIFLEILNSTYFKTGMSEKKAYKMIDGEYTATFTLSNLKKDISTITKMAKSLGIKLPMIEKAEEVYDDALKEGLGEIDYTGIIEHIKRINDSKQK; encoded by the coding sequence ATGAAAAAAATAGGGATCATAGGATTAGGAATGCTAGGAAATGCTGTTGCACTGCATTTGTTAGATGCAGGATTTGATGTCACAGTATACAATAGGACAAAAGAAAAAACAATTCAAGTTAAAGAAAAAGGAGGAAAAGTTGCATCATCACCAAAAGAAACTGCTGAAAATACAGAGCTTGTCATAATAGTAGTTAAAGATGCAAATGCAGTAAAGCAAGTATCATTTGGAAACAAGGGGATCATAGAATGCAAAAATGAAAAATTGATTGTTGCAGATATGAGTACAATTGAACCGTCAGAATCAAAAAATATCTCAAAAAAATTTCAAGAGCACAATATTCAGAAACTGGATATTCCAGTAATGGGGGGACCAAATGTAGCTATTACAGGAGAACTAGTCATGATGGCATCAGGAGATAAAACCGCTTTTGATAATTGTAAAGATGTTCTAGAAAAAATTGCAAACAAAGTATTTTTCTTAGGAGGAAGCGGGGTAGCACATTCAGTTAAACTTGCCATGAACCTACAAATAACTATGCTTGCGCTGGCACTATCTGAAGGAATCACTCTTATGAAGAGTGCAGATGTGGATCCAAAAATATTTCTTGAAATTTTAAACTCCACATATTTTAAAACTGGCATGAGTGAAAAAAAAGCATACAAAATGATAGACGGGGAATATACCGCAACATTTACTCTTTCAAACCTGAAAAAAGACATCAGCACTATTACAAAAATGGCCAAATCCTTAGGAATAAAACTCCCAATGATAGAAAAAGCAGAGGAAGTGTATGACGACGCCCTAAAAGAGGGATTGGGGGAGATAGACTATACAGGAATAATAGAGCACATCAAAAGAATTAATGATTCCAAACAAAAATAA
- a CDS encoding SDR family NAD(P)-dependent oxidoreductase codes for MRLSDKVAIVTGASSDIGKGIAKRFSEEGAKVVMVARNLEGLENARKEIGNEESTASVTCDLTDESQVLQAVNQIMDTYGKIDILVNNAGAINDPVHFHEMKDAEIKKLIDVNLLGVFHMTKAVLSKMSDVKSGAIVNIGSISSERAIPRVHLAVYSATKAAISMFTKSIAVEYARRNIRCNCVNPGIINSGMIKPYLDDPQARKVLEERLPLARVGEPADVANAALYLASDEANWVTGTILNVDGGKTASEG; via the coding sequence ATGAGATTAAGTGATAAAGTCGCCATAGTAACAGGTGCATCAAGTGACATAGGCAAAGGAATTGCTAAAAGATTTTCAGAAGAAGGAGCAAAAGTAGTCATGGTTGCAAGAAACCTAGAGGGGTTGGAAAATGCAAGAAAAGAGATAGGAAATGAAGAGTCAACAGCATCAGTCACGTGTGATTTGACAGATGAATCACAAGTATTACAAGCAGTAAATCAAATCATGGATACGTATGGGAAAATAGACATTTTAGTAAATAATGCAGGAGCAATCAATGATCCAGTACATTTTCACGAAATGAAAGATGCAGAAATTAAAAAACTCATAGATGTTAACTTGTTAGGAGTCTTTCACATGACAAAAGCGGTGCTTTCAAAAATGTCAGATGTAAAAAGCGGTGCAATTGTAAACATTGGCTCCATTTCAAGTGAAAGAGCAATTCCAAGAGTACATTTGGCAGTATATTCAGCAACTAAAGCAGCAATTTCCATGTTTACAAAATCAATCGCAGTTGAATATGCAAGAAGAAACATCAGATGTAATTGCGTCAATCCGGGAATTATCAATTCAGGAATGATTAAACCATATCTAGATGATCCTCAAGCAAGAAAAGTTCTTGAAGAAAGATTACCGCTTGCAAGAGTCGGTGAACCTGCAGATGTTGCAAATGCAGCACTGTATTTAGCATCAGATGAGGCAAATTGGGTGACTGGAACTATCTTAAATGTAGATGGCGGCAAGACAGCTTCAGAAGGATAA
- a CDS encoding DUF99 family protein, whose product MRSLHLEKKGLRGLAIAESFGPNSSKSILSGIVMRRDFIIDDFVFGSATIGGDDATDSILKMYGELARPDVSYVLISGLIVSMYNIIDIKQLFDSLTIPIIGISYNDSMGISSAIKQHFPNSFESKLSEYDKLGKREKITLHTCHDVFVRREGCSLNDVRHLLDDLTLDGSIPEPIRVSQLLAKTLFEKGLSF is encoded by the coding sequence ATGAGATCTCTTCATCTTGAAAAAAAGGGATTAAGAGGCCTTGCTATTGCTGAAAGCTTTGGACCAAATTCTTCAAAATCTATTTTGTCTGGAATTGTAATGAGGCGAGATTTCATTATTGATGATTTTGTATTTGGGAGTGCTACAATAGGTGGTGATGATGCTACAGATTCCATCTTGAAGATGTATGGTGAACTTGCGAGACCTGATGTTAGCTATGTTCTGATATCTGGTTTGATAGTCTCAATGTATAATATTATAGACATAAAACAATTGTTTGATTCTCTAACAATTCCTATAATTGGAATTTCATATAATGACTCTATGGGAATATCTAGTGCCATTAAACAACATTTTCCAAATTCATTTGAATCTAAACTTTCTGAATATGATAAATTGGGTAAAAGAGAAAAGATTACTTTGCATACATGTCATGATGTTTTTGTTCGGAGAGAGGGCTGTTCACTAAATGATGTCCGACATCTTCTTGATGATTTGACATTGGATGGTTCTATCCCAGAACCTATTCGTGTATCGCAATTACTGGCAAAAACATTGTTTGAAAAAGGATTATCCTTCTGA